From Novosphingobium resinovorum, the proteins below share one genomic window:
- a CDS encoding structural cement protein Gp24: MTGFQTSVARNLALGMPGDFATANPYSSVPALSGELTAGPLGVLIAAWAWADDTTGVVTNAKPGSNANRQGFVGLKQRAVITGYMAESTMTINAGMEVTLYNGGDFFVRATATVTIGQKVFVNTTTGAITFAAAGATVAGSEEKKFFAMTAGVSGDVIIISDKGF; this comes from the coding sequence ATGACCGGTTTCCAGACCAGCGTCGCCCGCAACCTCGCCCTTGGCATGCCCGGCGACTTCGCGACCGCGAACCCCTATTCGAGCGTGCCCGCGCTCTCCGGCGAACTGACGGCTGGCCCGCTGGGCGTCCTGATCGCCGCATGGGCATGGGCCGATGACACGACCGGTGTCGTCACCAATGCCAAGCCGGGCTCGAACGCCAACCGCCAGGGCTTTGTCGGCCTCAAGCAGCGCGCGGTCATCACCGGCTACATGGCCGAATCCACGATGACCATCAATGCGGGCATGGAGGTCACGCTCTACAACGGCGGCGACTTCTTCGTGCGCGCGACCGCAACCGTCACGATCGGCCAGAAGGTGTTCGTCAACACCACGACCGGCGCGATCACCTTCGCCGCTGCTGGCGCCACCGTCGCCGGCAGCGAGGAGAAGAAGTTCTTCGCCATGACCGCCGGTGTTTCCGGCGACGTCATCATCATCTCGGACAAGGGCTTCTGA
- a CDS encoding DUF2280 domain-containing protein, with translation MALKPKRKRPERRLDDTAKAYIVHALAMFDTPTMVSKSLKEDLGVDASPQLVESYNPTKRAGRNLSDKWKTMFEEARKAFLEDASSIPIANRSARLRALQRMATKAEHMGNMAMVSKLLEQAAKEMGNAFTNKIDLQSSDGTMSPPSLNDFYGGLRKAQEGNADG, from the coding sequence ATGGCGTTGAAACCGAAACGGAAGCGCCCGGAGCGGCGTCTCGACGACACGGCGAAGGCCTACATCGTGCACGCGCTGGCCATGTTCGACACGCCGACGATGGTGTCGAAGAGCCTGAAGGAAGACCTTGGCGTCGATGCGAGCCCGCAGCTGGTCGAGAGCTACAACCCGACGAAGCGGGCGGGTCGCAATCTCTCCGACAAGTGGAAGACGATGTTCGAGGAGGCGCGCAAGGCGTTTCTCGAAGACGCGAGTTCGATCCCGATCGCGAACCGGTCGGCCCGCCTGCGCGCGCTGCAGCGCATGGCCACGAAGGCGGAGCACATGGGGAACATGGCGATGGTGTCCAAGCTGCTGGAGCAGGCGGCGAAGGAGATGGGCAACGCCTTCACGAACAAGATCGACCTGCAGTCCAGCGATGGGACCATGAGCCCGCCGTCGCTGAACGACTTCTACGGCGGGCTCCGCAAGGCGCAGGAGGGCAATGCAGATGGCTGA
- a CDS encoding phage minor head protein, which yields MRRPAPVTLAPIRPSAPIREKYEARAVAEVERMHKDIVREISAAWKRNTPETVLFGSDETSTAALQRVFNLLARKWLKRFDTLSDNLADYFAQAIKDRCDTTLQASLRRGGFSVKFKMTDTMRDAYNAVRAENVGLIRSIGEQHLSNVETLVMQSVSTGRDLKTLTAQLQKQTGITKRRAAHIAMHQNNMATATMRSVRERELGVTEGIWMHSGGGREPRASHKAFSGKRFKLAEGHDFGDGFGHVLPGQAINCHCTWRAVIPGFT from the coding sequence ATGCGCCGCCCTGCCCCGGTGACGCTGGCACCGATCAGGCCATCTGCGCCGATCCGTGAGAAGTACGAGGCTCGGGCCGTCGCCGAGGTCGAGCGCATGCACAAGGACATCGTGCGTGAGATCAGCGCCGCATGGAAGCGGAACACGCCGGAGACGGTCCTGTTCGGCTCGGACGAGACGTCCACGGCGGCCCTGCAGCGCGTGTTCAACCTGCTTGCGCGCAAGTGGCTCAAGCGGTTCGATACCTTGTCGGACAATCTGGCGGACTACTTCGCGCAGGCCATCAAAGACCGGTGCGATACCACGTTGCAGGCCAGCCTCCGGCGCGGCGGGTTCTCGGTCAAGTTCAAGATGACCGATACCATGCGCGACGCCTACAACGCCGTGCGCGCAGAGAACGTTGGCCTGATCCGGTCGATAGGTGAGCAGCACCTGTCCAATGTTGAGACGCTCGTGATGCAGTCGGTCAGCACCGGCCGGGACCTGAAGACGCTCACCGCCCAGCTGCAGAAGCAGACGGGCATCACGAAGCGCCGCGCCGCGCACATCGCCATGCACCAGAACAACATGGCCACCGCCACCATGCGCAGCGTACGCGAGCGCGAGCTTGGCGTAACCGAGGGCATCTGGATGCACAGCGGCGGTGGCCGCGAGCCCCGTGCCAGCCACAAGGCGTTCTCGGGCAAACGGTTCAAGCTGGCAGAGGGGCATGATTTTGGGGACGGGTTCGGCCATGTCCTTCCCGGTCAGGCCATCAACTGCCACTGCACCTGGCGCGCCGTGATCCCCGGCTTCACCTGA
- a CDS encoding HNH endonuclease codes for MRHHKLIPTIEHITPRSEGGSDDLDNLVLAHRICNQRRAQATRI; via the coding sequence ATGCGTCATCATAAGCTGATCCCGACCATCGAGCACATTACCCCGCGATCGGAAGGCGGTTCTGACGACCTCGATAACCTCGTGCTGGCCCATCGCATCTGCAACCAGCGCCGCGCACAGGCAACGCGGATATGA
- a CDS encoding PBSX family phage terminase large subunit, which translates to MNAHTSIPLPGLGHNGGPTLNPVLQPFWLAANNERGEPIRNRVLYGGRASSKSWDAAGFAIFLACNIKIRVLCARQFQNKIEESVYALLKVQIERFGLQEQFRILDNRIVHKRTGSEFLFYGLWRHISEIKSLEGIDICWLEEAHAVTEDQWKVLEPTIRKEGSQFWIIFNPQLSTDFAWRRFVVNPPPGTIVRGINYNENPFLSTTMLAVIAAAAAEDEEEFNHIYLGVPRDDDDAVVIKRSWVMSAVDAHTKLGIEVSGRKRLGFDVADDGPDRNALVLAHGPLAMWSDLWKGGEDELLKSATRAWNVAVEHEAELMFDSIGVGAGVGGKINELNGMREHQAARRYVNHMGFNAGGAVHRPDDIYARSHPPRTNKDMFSNIKAQAWWGVADRLRNVHNAIRGFGEDGVRTDSFDQSEMIFIDGGMPNLSKIIDELCTPKRDFDGAGKVKVESKKDLAKPNRVGGPRPSPNLADAFIMAYGPGQAAIQMHPDALKMAMGRR; encoded by the coding sequence GTGAACGCGCATACGTCCATTCCCCTGCCCGGCCTTGGGCACAACGGCGGACCTACCCTCAATCCCGTCCTGCAGCCGTTCTGGCTCGCCGCCAACAATGAGCGTGGCGAGCCTATCCGCAACCGCGTGCTCTACGGCGGCCGCGCGTCGTCGAAGTCGTGGGATGCTGCAGGCTTCGCGATCTTCCTCGCCTGCAACATCAAGATCCGTGTCCTCTGTGCCCGCCAGTTCCAGAACAAGATCGAGGAATCGGTCTACGCCCTGCTCAAGGTCCAGATCGAGCGCTTCGGCCTGCAGGAGCAGTTCCGGATCCTCGACAACCGCATCGTCCACAAGCGGACGGGCAGCGAGTTCCTGTTCTACGGCCTGTGGCGGCACATCAGCGAGATCAAGTCCCTCGAAGGGATCGACATCTGCTGGCTCGAAGAGGCGCATGCCGTCACCGAGGATCAGTGGAAGGTGCTGGAGCCGACCATCCGTAAGGAGGGCTCGCAGTTCTGGATCATCTTCAACCCGCAGCTGTCCACCGACTTCGCCTGGCGCCGGTTCGTCGTGAACCCGCCGCCGGGGACGATCGTGCGCGGCATCAACTACAACGAGAACCCCTTCCTCTCCACGACGATGCTCGCGGTGATCGCCGCAGCGGCAGCCGAGGACGAGGAGGAGTTCAACCATATCTACCTCGGTGTCCCGCGCGACGACGATGACGCCGTGGTCATCAAGCGCTCGTGGGTCATGTCGGCCGTCGACGCGCACACCAAGCTCGGCATCGAGGTCAGCGGCCGCAAGCGCCTCGGCTTCGACGTCGCCGACGACGGGCCGGATCGCAATGCCCTCGTGCTTGCTCACGGCCCGCTCGCCATGTGGTCCGACCTATGGAAGGGCGGCGAAGACGAACTGCTCAAGTCGGCGACGCGCGCATGGAACGTCGCGGTCGAGCACGAAGCCGAGCTCATGTTCGACAGCATCGGCGTCGGCGCAGGTGTGGGCGGCAAAATCAACGAGTTGAACGGCATGCGCGAGCATCAGGCGGCCCGCCGCTACGTCAACCACATGGGGTTCAACGCCGGCGGCGCCGTGCACCGGCCCGATGACATCTACGCACGGTCCCACCCTCCCCGCACCAACAAGGACATGTTCTCGAACATCAAGGCGCAGGCATGGTGGGGCGTCGCCGACCGGCTGCGCAACGTCCACAATGCTATTCGCGGCTTCGGCGAGGATGGCGTGCGCACCGACAGCTTCGATCAGTCGGAGATGATCTTCATCGACGGGGGCATGCCGAACCTGTCAAAGATCATCGACGAGCTATGCACGCCCAAGCGTGACTTCGACGGTGCGGGCAAGGTCAAGGTCGAGAGCAAGAAGGACCTGGCGAAGCCGAACCGAGTAGGCGGCCCCCGCCCGTCCCCGAACCTCGCCGACGCCTTCATCATGGCATATGGACCGGGTCAGGCGGCGATCCAGATGCATCCGGATGCTCTGAAGATGGCAATGGGGCGTCGCTGA
- a CDS encoding putative metallopeptidase, translating into MKKTAVKSRPQPPAALMEAHDEQFVPDHKFRDWIVSTFIDGEGHLHNPDHQHLRFADIGVLWTNVDNSRNMRTVIGQAELMPPMAMGKWQRARAEQQIADWFDGMPTFVLTFHAKWASIMDDASFCALVEHELYHCAQKKDDHGQPKFTQAGLPSFGIRGHDVEEFVGVVARYGPTAEVSRMVEAALGDRGTSRLDVARACGTCHLKAA; encoded by the coding sequence ATGAAGAAAACGGCAGTGAAATCGAGGCCCCAGCCGCCCGCCGCTCTAATGGAAGCCCATGATGAGCAGTTCGTTCCCGACCATAAGTTCCGGGACTGGATCGTCTCGACCTTCATCGATGGCGAGGGGCATCTGCATAACCCGGATCACCAGCACCTGCGCTTCGCGGACATCGGTGTCCTGTGGACCAACGTCGACAACAGCCGGAACATGCGGACGGTCATTGGGCAGGCTGAACTGATGCCGCCCATGGCGATGGGGAAGTGGCAGCGCGCCCGCGCCGAGCAGCAGATCGCCGATTGGTTCGACGGCATGCCCACGTTCGTCCTGACCTTCCACGCCAAGTGGGCATCGATCATGGACGACGCCAGCTTCTGCGCGCTCGTGGAACACGAGCTCTACCACTGCGCGCAGAAGAAGGACGATCACGGCCAGCCGAAGTTTACCCAGGCGGGCCTGCCATCGTTCGGGATTCGTGGACACGACGTTGAAGAGTTCGTCGGTGTCGTCGCCCGATATGGTCCGACCGCAGAGGTGTCGCGGATGGTGGAGGCCGCGCTCGGGGACCGTGGAACCAGCCGCCTCGATGTCGCTCGCGCGTGCGGCACCTGTCATTTGAAGGCGGCTTGA
- a CDS encoding anti-CBASS protein Acb1 family protein — protein sequence MFDRIRAAWRAFWNGTTAPAAIALPSPAPEDRKPMQVHRAALWEADRGGVQAFDQEALFRALEPMPGVLPEGMAFDAVSPSFDMLAAYGMDQMFHEGLGFLGYPYLAELSQRAEYRKVASIWADHCTRKWIKIHGDDEKVKELTAKLEDLKVRDLFREAIEKECHFGRMQIFVDFGDWNDDIEIAAPLAIRKEKITQKRPLKAIRLVEPMWSYPGVYGSTDPLAPDFYKPKEWYVSGRRVHSSRLLTLVGHDVPNMLKPAYAFGGVSLTQMCKPYVDNWLRTRQAVSDLVNAFSVMVLATDMDQVLQANLTATQNLYQRLDVFNATRDNRGIFALNKNSEEFSNVSAPIAGLHELQAQSQEQMSSVSSIPLVILLGITPKGLNASSEGEFRVFYDAILGYNEKVVADPLRKIIDMVQLSLWGDIDPEITFEFESLWEMSDKDKADIRKSDADAAAIYLEHGVVDAEEERERLRNDETSMYHGVNLEGAAPEDNDEDTEGEGDEDEVTGAQDARTAHAAGVMCTLPDGRMLFLRRSDDSDRHPGKWCWPGGKIDAGEDAYEAAMRELFEETGFDDVMLGLPVDVRDGFITFRADLSAPFDPELNGEHTAAVWAHPLDVPGQLHPGVAATLKAM from the coding sequence ATGTTCGACCGCATTCGCGCTGCGTGGCGCGCCTTCTGGAACGGCACCACTGCCCCGGCCGCCATCGCCCTTCCCTCGCCCGCGCCAGAGGACCGCAAGCCCATGCAGGTCCACCGCGCCGCACTGTGGGAGGCCGATCGCGGCGGCGTGCAGGCATTCGATCAGGAAGCCCTGTTCCGCGCGCTGGAGCCGATGCCCGGCGTTCTGCCGGAGGGCATGGCTTTCGACGCCGTCTCCCCGTCCTTCGATATGCTCGCCGCCTACGGGATGGACCAGATGTTCCACGAGGGCCTCGGGTTCCTCGGATATCCGTACCTCGCCGAGCTCAGCCAGCGTGCCGAGTACCGCAAAGTCGCCTCGATCTGGGCGGACCACTGCACCCGCAAGTGGATCAAGATTCACGGCGATGACGAAAAGGTGAAGGAACTCACCGCAAAACTGGAAGACCTGAAGGTCCGCGACTTGTTCCGGGAGGCGATCGAGAAGGAATGTCACTTCGGCCGGATGCAGATATTCGTCGATTTCGGCGACTGGAACGATGACATCGAGATCGCGGCGCCGCTGGCGATCCGCAAGGAAAAGATCACGCAGAAGCGGCCCCTCAAGGCCATCCGCCTCGTCGAGCCCATGTGGAGTTATCCGGGCGTCTACGGCTCGACCGACCCGCTTGCACCTGACTTCTACAAGCCCAAGGAATGGTATGTCTCGGGTCGCCGGGTCCATTCCTCGCGCCTTCTGACCCTCGTAGGCCACGATGTGCCCAACATGCTCAAGCCCGCCTATGCGTTCGGCGGCGTATCCCTCACTCAGATGTGCAAGCCCTACGTCGATAACTGGCTTCGCACCCGGCAGGCGGTGTCCGACCTCGTCAACGCCTTCTCTGTGATGGTGCTCGCCACCGACATGGACCAGGTGCTGCAGGCGAACCTGACGGCGACGCAGAACCTCTATCAGCGCCTCGACGTTTTCAACGCCACCCGCGACAACCGGGGCATCTTCGCGCTCAACAAGAACAGCGAGGAGTTTTCCAACGTCTCGGCACCGATCGCGGGGCTGCACGAACTGCAGGCGCAGTCACAGGAGCAGATGTCGTCGGTGTCGAGCATCCCGCTCGTGATCCTGCTGGGCATCACGCCCAAAGGCCTGAATGCGTCCTCGGAGGGTGAATTCCGCGTCTTCTACGATGCGATTCTCGGCTACAATGAGAAGGTCGTCGCCGATCCTCTCCGCAAGATCATCGACATGGTCCAGTTGTCCCTGTGGGGTGACATCGACCCGGAGATCACCTTCGAGTTCGAATCCCTGTGGGAGATGAGCGACAAGGACAAGGCGGACATCCGCAAGTCCGATGCCGATGCTGCCGCGATCTACCTGGAGCATGGCGTGGTCGATGCCGAGGAGGAGCGCGAGCGCCTCCGCAACGACGAAACCAGCATGTACCACGGCGTGAACCTCGAAGGCGCCGCCCCTGAGGACAACGACGAGGATACTGAGGGCGAAGGTGACGAAGACGAGGTCACCGGCGCGCAGGATGCCCGCACCGCCCATGCTGCCGGCGTCATGTGCACGCTGCCTGATGGCCGCATGCTGTTCCTCCGCCGTTCCGACGACAGCGACCGTCACCCCGGCAAGTGGTGCTGGCCAGGTGGCAAGATCGATGCTGGCGAGGACGCCTATGAAGCGGCCATGCGCGAACTGTTCGAAGAGACGGGCTTCGATGACGTCATGCTCGGCCTTCCCGTCGACGTGCGTGACGGCTTCATCACTTTCCGCGCAGACCTTTCCGCCCCGTTCGATCCTGAGTTGAACGGTGAGCACACGGCCGCCGTCTGGGCTCATCCGCTTGACGTGCCCGGCCAGCTGCACCCCGGAGTTGCCGCCACGCTCAAGGCCATGTGA
- a CDS encoding phage tail fiber protein, which yields MANNRTLTSANAILLIAVDLIFPVAQRIQGFSTDDITDIDAVEPGEMVMGVDGRLSAGYVPTSFRQTINLQADSESNDFFDVWATYERNRREKSAASGTLIIPGVKRQHTLYRGFLRSYKPIPALRKTSQPRPFIIEWERHYPAPYIG from the coding sequence ATGGCGAACAATCGCACCCTCACGAGCGCCAATGCGATCCTCCTGATCGCCGTGGACCTCATCTTCCCGGTGGCCCAGCGCATCCAGGGGTTCTCGACCGACGACATCACCGACATCGATGCCGTCGAGCCGGGCGAGATGGTGATGGGCGTCGACGGCCGTCTCAGCGCCGGTTACGTGCCCACCTCATTCCGTCAGACGATCAACCTGCAGGCGGACAGCGAGAGCAACGACTTCTTCGACGTGTGGGCGACCTATGAGCGCAACCGCCGCGAGAAGTCCGCGGCATCGGGCACGCTGATCATCCCAGGCGTGAAGCGCCAGCACACGCTCTACCGGGGCTTCCTGCGCAGCTACAAGCCCATCCCGGCCCTGCGCAAGACGTCCCAGCCTCGCCCGTTCATCATCGAGTGGGAGCGTCACTACCCCGCTCCCTACATCGGCTAA
- a CDS encoding DUF4054 domain-containing protein, which produces MAIAVFDYTAWITRYPEFGAVGEQRAALFFAEAGLYLDNTDASPVGDVTVRLLLLNMLTAHIAVGAGAQSPGGTPDGMVGRVSSATEGGVTVSFDTGLEAGTAAWFQQTSYGFAFWQATKGLRSAMYVPAPPRITDPWRSARWRR; this is translated from the coding sequence ATGGCCATCGCGGTATTTGACTATACCGCCTGGATCACTCGGTATCCTGAGTTTGGGGCGGTCGGCGAACAGCGGGCCGCCCTATTCTTTGCCGAGGCTGGGCTGTACCTCGATAACACCGACGCCTCGCCCGTCGGGGACGTCACCGTTCGCCTGTTGCTGCTCAACATGCTGACCGCGCATATCGCGGTGGGTGCAGGCGCCCAGTCGCCAGGCGGCACGCCCGACGGCATGGTCGGGCGCGTGAGCTCTGCGACCGAGGGCGGCGTGACGGTCAGCTTCGACACCGGCCTTGAGGCAGGCACCGCGGCGTGGTTCCAACAGACCAGTTACGGCTTTGCATTCTGGCAGGCGACCAAGGGCCTGCGCAGCGCCATGTACGTCCCTGCCCCGCCGCGCATCACCGATCCGTGGAGGAGCGCCCGGTGGCGGAGGTAA
- a CDS encoding phage neck terminator protein: MSDTWNGHLYLPQGEVVSQKPSVSLTEEQIFTGLRAFLLNVLADDVEVFQGQDNNVPMPTRENFVVMTASARQQLSQTVHTYDPEEGEKEISRSTSMHFQLDTYGPNASDNVQVITTLFRDAYGVDFLRPFGLAPLFCDDGAQMPLVTGEKQYLQRWTMRGVLQTNLAVTLPAEFADNLITTLVEVT, translated from the coding sequence ATGAGCGATACGTGGAACGGCCACCTCTACCTCCCTCAGGGCGAGGTCGTCAGCCAGAAGCCGAGCGTCTCGCTGACCGAGGAGCAGATATTCACCGGCCTGCGCGCGTTCCTGCTCAACGTGCTCGCGGACGATGTTGAAGTCTTCCAGGGCCAGGACAACAACGTGCCGATGCCGACGCGCGAAAACTTCGTGGTCATGACGGCATCGGCGCGCCAGCAGCTGTCGCAGACGGTGCACACCTACGACCCTGAGGAGGGGGAGAAGGAAATCAGCCGATCGACCTCGATGCACTTCCAACTCGACACCTACGGACCGAACGCCTCGGACAACGTGCAGGTCATCACGACGCTATTCCGGGATGCCTATGGCGTCGATTTCCTTCGCCCCTTCGGCCTCGCCCCCCTCTTCTGCGACGACGGCGCGCAGATGCCGCTGGTGACCGGCGAGAAGCAGTATCTCCAGCGCTGGACCATGCGCGGCGTGCTGCAGACCAACCTCGCAGTGACGCTCCCGGCCGAATTCGCCGACAATCTGATTACAACCTTGGTGGAGGTCACCTAA
- a CDS encoding DUF3383 domain-containing protein codes for MTSIPASAIVNVLPAVIAAGGSGLDIIGLMLTDSSRVPAGSRLSFASAPDVAAYFGPLSTEATLAAIYFAGYDNSTVKPASLVFWRYAQAAIPGFLRSARVDDLTLAQLQALTGVLTVNFGGVAATSAAINLAGATSFSNAADLIQAGFTTPNFAVTYDSVSGAFVFTSTATGATATAVYATGTLSTPLRLTQAAGAVISQGQAAKTPATGMAEVIDNTQDFVSFMTTFTTTDSEKLAFGAWADGQNSRFLYVSWDNNPAAKATGDTTSALAQAIADGYGSIVGIYDPNNGASVAAFLMGAIASINFTAANGRATLAFRTGSVNPGVTNATVAANLKANGYNFVGSYSTANDEFTFFFPGQVTGDFDWIDSWVCQVWMNNAFQLALMNLLTSVGSIPYNADGYALIEASLRGVVDDAVNFGAIRAGVTLSAQQKAEINTMAGGDIADTVEQRGWFIQISDASPAVRAQRGSPPCYVFYTDGQSVQTITLSSVLVQ; via the coding sequence ATGACGAGCATTCCCGCATCGGCAATCGTGAACGTCCTGCCCGCCGTCATCGCTGCTGGTGGCTCGGGCCTGGACATCATCGGCCTGATGCTGACCGACAGCAGCCGTGTCCCGGCAGGATCGCGCCTGTCGTTCGCGTCGGCACCTGATGTCGCGGCCTATTTCGGCCCCCTCTCGACCGAGGCGACGCTGGCTGCGATCTATTTCGCCGGCTACGACAACTCGACGGTCAAGCCCGCCTCGCTGGTTTTCTGGCGCTACGCCCAGGCGGCGATTCCGGGTTTCCTGCGCAGCGCGCGCGTCGATGATTTGACGCTCGCCCAGCTGCAGGCGCTGACCGGCGTGCTCACCGTGAACTTCGGGGGCGTCGCGGCCACGTCGGCAGCGATCAATCTGGCGGGCGCGACGAGCTTCTCGAACGCGGCGGATCTGATCCAGGCGGGCTTCACCACGCCGAACTTCGCCGTCACCTATGACAGCGTTTCCGGCGCCTTCGTCTTCACCTCGACTGCAACCGGCGCCACCGCGACGGCCGTGTACGCAACGGGCACGCTCTCCACGCCCCTGCGCCTTACTCAGGCGGCCGGCGCGGTCATCAGCCAGGGTCAGGCAGCGAAGACGCCCGCTACCGGCATGGCCGAGGTCATCGACAACACGCAGGATTTCGTGTCGTTCATGACCACGTTCACCACGACCGACAGCGAGAAGCTCGCATTCGGCGCGTGGGCAGACGGGCAGAACAGCCGGTTCCTCTATGTGTCGTGGGACAACAATCCGGCTGCGAAGGCCACGGGCGACACGACCAGCGCACTCGCGCAGGCGATCGCCGACGGCTACGGCTCGATCGTCGGCATCTACGACCCCAACAATGGCGCGTCGGTCGCGGCCTTCCTCATGGGCGCCATCGCCTCAATCAACTTCACCGCGGCAAACGGCCGGGCCACGCTGGCATTCCGCACCGGATCCGTGAACCCGGGCGTCACGAACGCCACCGTCGCTGCCAACCTGAAGGCGAACGGGTACAACTTCGTCGGCTCCTACTCGACCGCCAACGACGAGTTCACGTTCTTCTTCCCCGGCCAGGTCACCGGCGACTTCGACTGGATCGACAGCTGGGTCTGTCAGGTCTGGATGAACAACGCCTTCCAGCTGGCCCTGATGAACCTGCTGACCTCGGTCGGCTCGATCCCGTATAACGCGGATGGCTATGCACTGATCGAGGCATCCCTGCGAGGTGTGGTGGACGATGCCGTCAACTTCGGCGCAATCCGCGCGGGTGTGACCCTGAGCGCGCAGCAGAAGGCCGAGATCAACACCATGGCCGGCGGCGACATTGCCGACACCGTCGAACAGCGAGGCTGGTTCATCCAGATCTCGGATGCGAGCCCGGCCGTGCGCGCTCAGCGCGGTTCACCGCCCTGCTACGTGTTCTACACCGATGGCCAGTCGGTCCAGACCATCACGCTCTCCAGCGTCCTCGTCCAGTAA
- a CDS encoding DUF2213 domain-containing protein, whose translation MTTILLAMDRASVRRRDANGYLHVEISNLSKANICPYMGSEIPNWRDLGLEPDRVYRLYRDPEELARGAHTFNNIPLLSEHLPVNPDLWDDEIPNEVKIGSTGTDAVFVIPYLQNSLVVWSARYQQAIDDETQRELSCGYRYRADMTPGQTADGLHYDGVMRDIMGNHVALVIEGRAGPDVVVGDELMKLKSRTALMISGALQATVRPLLAADAKVDLSSALMACDAASLGKASGRKKAAEQVLALVAPHLAADKSIDLDGIGAVIASISPMALDEDKIEEAEDEDPEAAEDDDPDAAEDEDPDGAEDEDDDDKPKGMDAATVRKLISQAEDRGARRVAALDQARADVKPLVGEVVGMDSAQAIYAFALDTAGYDKADLKGAKVSTLRAMVAREVELAKPKQPLALDSAATKRANDSFADLYGSK comes from the coding sequence ATGACTACCATTCTCCTCGCTATGGATCGCGCATCGGTGCGCCGCCGCGACGCCAACGGCTACCTCCACGTCGAGATCAGCAATCTCTCGAAAGCGAACATCTGCCCCTACATGGGTTCGGAAATCCCGAACTGGCGCGACCTGGGGCTTGAGCCGGATCGCGTCTATCGGCTCTACCGCGATCCCGAGGAACTGGCGCGCGGCGCCCACACCTTCAACAACATCCCGCTTCTGTCCGAGCACCTACCGGTCAACCCCGACCTCTGGGACGACGAAATCCCGAATGAGGTGAAGATCGGCAGCACCGGCACCGACGCCGTGTTCGTGATCCCGTACCTGCAGAACAGCCTGGTTGTCTGGTCTGCCCGCTACCAGCAGGCGATCGACGACGAGACGCAGCGAGAGCTCTCCTGCGGCTACCGCTACCGCGCCGACATGACCCCCGGCCAGACGGCCGACGGTTTGCATTACGACGGTGTAATGCGGGACATCATGGGCAACCACGTTGCACTCGTCATTGAAGGGCGCGCTGGTCCTGACGTTGTTGTCGGAGACGAACTGATGAAGCTCAAGTCGCGCACCGCGCTTATGATTTCCGGGGCTCTGCAGGCCACGGTCCGCCCGCTGCTCGCCGCCGACGCCAAGGTGGACCTGAGCAGCGCCCTGATGGCCTGCGATGCTGCGTCGCTCGGCAAGGCCAGCGGCCGCAAGAAGGCCGCCGAGCAGGTGCTTGCACTGGTTGCCCCTCACCTCGCGGCCGACAAGTCGATCGACCTCGACGGCATCGGCGCTGTGATTGCCTCGATTTCTCCGATGGCCCTCGACGAGGACAAGATCGAGGAAGCCGAGGATGAAGACCCGGAGGCCGCCGAAGACGACGATCCGGACGCTGCCGAGGATGAAGATCCCGACGGCGCGGAAGACGAGGATGACGACGACAAGCCCAAGGGCATGGACGCCGCCACCGTGCGCAAGCTGATCTCGCAGGCCGAAGATCGCGGCGCTCGCCGCGTTGCCGCCCTCGATCAGGCGCGCGCGGACGTGAAGCCGCTCGTCGGCGAAGTCGTCGGCATGGACAGCGCGCAGGCCATCTACGCCTTCGCCCTCGACACCGCAGGCTATGACAAGGCCGACCTCAAGGGTGCCAAAGTCTCCACGCTGCGCGCCATGGTCGCACGCGAGGTCGAACTGGCAAAGCCGAAGCAGCCGCTGGCGCTCGATAGTGCCGCCACCAAGCGTGCGAACGACAGCTTCGCCGATCTCTACGGGAGCAAGTAA